A region of Thermovibrio ammonificans HB-1 DNA encodes the following proteins:
- a CDS encoding DUF505 domain-containing protein, with protein sequence MVIRKEHALALLRVREEEKNEAPTCQLFVKSEEPPYLELERMNLLRMVRPLEYSLTYWGRVLANIIDEMVEKGLIPHPSKWDEDFRWLGSEVLMMIETAIENDDIPGPLTEGELEKRGFIEERKVEKKGVFKAVNQYAKDVYEVFKNAHPRLIIDRELCEYIKKMPPGPAESSMLPAGGRFPILMGAMRLLAFSVPTSDIYALTALGKEIKAACETIAPTLETVISEDIMDSLERAVYEGFDAVTDEEKEVLFELALIDDSGNPLPAGEHLLEAYRIWKERSFKPVKSMNVEIVDAELLRGIEEVWKHHEQDPSTLPTVDELVHYLFYKPLKEYKHLLEHYGRRLYQDLGYQKKEEIKKKFSEVKTVEELFKSFYEKGNEWYKKMYDIVQESLYTLEAFNLVRAEEHEGKKVHYLTDYGKKVLEDMKKRGFREIPAVAVKAITITNKEFASPNVDWYNKGVNALLIGGGAPTEAGKMYADMAYEIRRLPHITRFELQVLHKLPEKGFFVKDLYQHFDETWHEEIEYALNKLEARGYIDILQNEAIILTEAGKLIKRALSGTPEGLANPITPLAVRVLEALRKVGTLYVKEQKIRILPKNIKEAIKLSGLDPESFEREMVILRASNLVGKNSINEAGLLILEALEKLN encoded by the coding sequence ATGGTAATCAGAAAGGAGCACGCCCTTGCCCTGCTCAGAGTGAGGGAGGAGGAGAAGAACGAAGCTCCCACCTGTCAGCTCTTTGTAAAGAGCGAGGAGCCTCCCTACTTGGAGCTCGAGAGGATGAACCTTCTGAGGATGGTGAGGCCCCTTGAGTACTCCTTAACTTACTGGGGAAGGGTACTTGCAAACATCATCGATGAAATGGTCGAGAAAGGCCTCATTCCCCACCCTTCCAAGTGGGACGAGGACTTCAGGTGGCTCGGCTCTGAGGTTCTCATGATGATTGAAACCGCCATCGAGAACGACGACATCCCCGGTCCGCTCACAGAGGGAGAGCTTGAGAAAAGGGGCTTCATCGAGGAGAGGAAGGTAGAGAAGAAAGGGGTCTTTAAGGCCGTAAACCAGTATGCCAAAGACGTTTACGAGGTCTTCAAAAACGCTCACCCCAGGCTCATCATCGACAGGGAGCTGTGTGAGTACATCAAGAAGATGCCTCCGGGCCCTGCAGAGTCTTCCATGCTCCCTGCAGGAGGCAGGTTCCCCATCCTCATGGGAGCCATGAGACTCCTTGCCTTCTCAGTTCCGACCTCCGACATCTACGCCCTTACGGCACTCGGTAAAGAGATAAAGGCGGCCTGCGAAACGATTGCTCCCACACTCGAGACCGTTATCTCCGAAGACATTATGGACTCCCTCGAGAGGGCGGTTTACGAAGGCTTCGACGCCGTTACAGACGAAGAGAAAGAGGTCCTCTTCGAGCTCGCCCTCATCGACGACAGCGGTAACCCTCTGCCTGCAGGTGAGCACCTGCTTGAGGCCTACAGGATTTGGAAGGAGAGGAGCTTCAAACCCGTTAAGTCCATGAACGTTGAAATCGTAGATGCCGAGCTTCTCAGGGGAATCGAAGAGGTCTGGAAGCACCACGAGCAGGACCCCTCTACCCTCCCCACCGTAGACGAGCTGGTTCACTACCTCTTCTACAAGCCCCTTAAAGAGTACAAGCACCTCCTTGAACACTACGGAAGGAGGCTCTACCAAGACCTCGGCTACCAGAAGAAAGAGGAGATTAAGAAAAAGTTCAGCGAAGTTAAAACCGTAGAGGAGCTCTTCAAGTCCTTCTACGAGAAAGGGAACGAGTGGTACAAGAAGATGTACGACATCGTTCAAGAGTCCCTCTACACCCTTGAAGCCTTCAACCTTGTAAGGGCCGAGGAGCACGAAGGCAAAAAAGTTCACTACCTTACCGACTACGGTAAGAAAGTCCTTGAAGACATGAAAAAGCGAGGTTTCAGGGAGATACCCGCCGTTGCCGTTAAGGCCATCACAATCACCAACAAGGAGTTTGCGTCTCCGAACGTTGACTGGTACAACAAGGGTGTAAACGCCCTGCTCATCGGTGGCGGAGCGCCCACAGAAGCCGGTAAGATGTACGCCGACATGGCTTACGAAATCAGAAGGCTTCCCCACATTACCCGTTTTGAGCTTCAAGTCCTCCACAAACTCCCCGAGAAAGGCTTCTTCGTGAAGGACCTCTACCAGCACTTTGACGAAACCTGGCACGAAGAGATTGAGTACGCCCTCAACAAGCTGGAGGCCCGCGGTTACATCGACATACTCCAGAACGAGGCAATAATTCTGACCGAAGCCGGAAAGCTCATAAAGAGGGCCCTTTCGGGAACTCCGGAAGGCCTTGCAAACCCAATTACACCCCTTGCGGTAAGGGTTCTTGAAGCCCTCAGGAAAGTAGGAACCCTGTACGTTAAAGAGCAGAAAATCAGGATTCTGCCCAAGAACATCAAAGAGGCCATAAAGCTCTCCGGGCTCGACCCCGAGTCCTTCGAGAGGGAGATGGTTATCCTCAGGGCCTCCAACCTTGTCGGTAAGAACTCCATAAACGAAGCCGGCCTCTTAATCCTTGAAGCCCTTGAGAAGTTGAACTAA
- a CDS encoding chloride channel protein, with translation MIKEIYEIRKLLFLSVIVGVVAGLFTAAFLKSLDFSTQFFLGHIVGYTPPKPAGEGGGEGYVFYIAHKALLPVVTAIGGLIVGFLVYYLAPEAAGIGTDVAIKAFHYGLPIGIKSSILKLITSAITIGSGGSSGREGPMALIGAGIGRGLGDLLKLSSKEKNILLAAGLGAGIGAVFRAPLAGGILSAEVFYKEDFEVEALVPGFLASIIAYLVAGAFVGYKPLFYTHIPFPHFSSEILGGYVVLGIVSAFVAKFLIWTFYKVKEVFDSLKVHPILKPAIGGFLVGLCGLVTPLAIGNSYGWVQMLMKGELLYISFPVLILSVPLVVLALSLTLGSGGSGGVFGPSLVIGGITGAVLSRFFNDLLGAQVFDMGTMTVVGMVSVFTAAASAPLSTIVLVAEMTQGYNVLPYALISMTLAQNLAGNERTIFYYQKRNRLESPVHKDELKAYILKTAKVKDVMTTNVITLTPEDPVIKAKEIMAKRFIAGIPIVIGKKVVGIVTTSDVLKVEPEKMKETKVKEIMTPKPRCVLPDWDLLEVMRIFTSEGYGRAPVVKDFESMELVGIISRSDIARYLVKRGVV, from the coding sequence ATGATTAAAGAAATTTACGAGATAAGGAAACTCTTATTCCTCTCGGTTATAGTAGGGGTTGTAGCGGGCCTGTTCACGGCGGCGTTTTTAAAGTCTTTAGACTTCTCTACTCAGTTTTTCCTCGGCCACATAGTAGGCTACACGCCGCCGAAGCCTGCAGGAGAAGGAGGTGGAGAGGGCTACGTTTTCTACATAGCCCACAAGGCACTGCTGCCGGTTGTTACTGCAATCGGCGGGCTTATAGTGGGCTTTTTGGTTTACTACCTTGCCCCCGAGGCGGCCGGTATAGGAACAGACGTTGCCATTAAGGCCTTCCACTACGGACTCCCGATAGGGATAAAGAGCTCGATTTTAAAGTTGATAACTTCGGCAATAACCATAGGCTCCGGAGGTTCTTCGGGAAGGGAAGGCCCTATGGCCCTGATAGGGGCAGGTATAGGCAGGGGGCTGGGAGACCTGCTGAAGCTCTCGAGCAAGGAGAAGAACATACTCCTTGCCGCAGGGCTCGGAGCAGGTATAGGGGCGGTGTTCAGGGCTCCCCTTGCGGGAGGGATACTGAGTGCCGAGGTGTTTTACAAGGAAGACTTTGAGGTTGAAGCCCTCGTTCCCGGTTTCCTCGCCTCCATAATAGCCTACTTGGTTGCCGGTGCGTTTGTAGGGTACAAGCCCCTCTTTTACACCCACATTCCCTTTCCTCACTTCAGCTCCGAAATCCTAGGGGGCTACGTAGTCCTCGGGATAGTTTCGGCGTTTGTGGCTAAGTTCCTCATCTGGACCTTCTACAAGGTGAAGGAGGTTTTCGACTCCCTTAAAGTTCACCCGATTCTAAAGCCGGCAATCGGCGGCTTCCTCGTGGGGCTGTGCGGCCTTGTTACACCGTTGGCCATAGGGAACTCCTACGGCTGGGTTCAGATGTTGATGAAAGGGGAGCTTCTCTACATATCGTTTCCCGTTCTTATACTCAGCGTCCCGCTTGTGGTCCTTGCCCTCTCTCTAACGCTCGGCTCGGGGGGCTCCGGAGGGGTCTTCGGCCCGTCGCTGGTAATAGGGGGAATAACCGGGGCAGTTCTATCGCGCTTTTTCAACGACCTTCTGGGAGCCCAAGTGTTCGACATGGGAACCATGACCGTTGTGGGCATGGTTTCGGTGTTTACCGCGGCCGCAAGTGCTCCCCTTTCAACTATAGTCCTGGTAGCGGAGATGACCCAAGGTTACAACGTTCTCCCCTACGCCCTTATCTCTATGACCCTTGCCCAGAACCTTGCCGGGAACGAAAGGACAATTTTCTACTACCAGAAGCGAAACAGGCTGGAGTCTCCCGTCCACAAGGATGAGCTGAAGGCCTACATACTAAAAACGGCTAAGGTAAAAGATGTTATGACAACCAACGTCATCACCCTTACCCCCGAGGACCCGGTAATAAAGGCCAAGGAGATAATGGCAAAGAGGTTCATAGCGGGGATACCGATAGTTATAGGTAAAAAAGTTGTAGGGATTGTTACTACTTCCGATGTTTTAAAGGTTGAACCGGAGAAGATGAAGGAGACGAAGGTAAAGGAGATAATGACGCCCAAACCCCGGTGCGTTCTGCCAGACTGGGACCTTTTAGAGGTTATGAGGATATTTACAAGCGAAGGTTACGGCAGAGCACCGGTGGTAAAAGATTTTGAGTCTATGGAGCTTGTTGGGATAATCTCCCGCTCGGACATAGCACGCTACCTGGTTAAAAGGGGAGTGGTTTGA
- a CDS encoding nitrate- and nitrite sensing domain-containing protein, whose amino-acid sequence MAQNGKGTGKVLLVGLVSIFVIAVLSFFLISQNLKKEENLEKLKTSILISTRVSAVVHELQKERGRTAGFLGSGGETFKEELKAQRAETDKEIAKLEELLNKETLMAFPPKIRQELVDVLDNLKAISSERLKVDSKEVTLRQAIAFYTNLDNKLIDLVARLAHYAKEADISRELLGYSDLMYAKEKAGLERAILSVAFANNKFSTPQLFQRFVDLMAQQKAFLKSFELAAPENVVRYYREVVSSSQSAQQVKNYEELALQTPFQGGWNVDPNLWFSTITQKINLMKKVEDYTAQDLISRITEKLSAAKSELYITFGLAAIAILIIVVVMGTSIKTAKEEG is encoded by the coding sequence GTGGCACAAAACGGTAAAGGCACCGGAAAAGTACTCCTTGTGGGCCTTGTGTCGATTTTTGTTATTGCCGTTCTCTCTTTCTTCCTAATTTCCCAAAACCTGAAGAAGGAGGAGAACCTCGAGAAGTTAAAGACGAGCATCCTCATCTCAACCCGCGTTTCTGCCGTTGTGCATGAGCTTCAAAAGGAGAGGGGGAGAACCGCCGGCTTCCTCGGCAGCGGCGGCGAAACCTTCAAAGAGGAGCTGAAGGCCCAGCGGGCAGAGACCGACAAGGAGATTGCCAAACTCGAGGAGCTTCTCAACAAAGAGACCCTTATGGCCTTCCCGCCGAAAATTCGCCAGGAGCTTGTTGATGTTCTCGATAACCTCAAGGCCATTAGCTCCGAGCGCCTTAAAGTGGACTCTAAAGAGGTTACCCTTCGTCAGGCCATTGCCTTTTACACGAACCTCGACAATAAACTCATAGACCTCGTTGCCCGTTTGGCCCACTACGCCAAAGAGGCCGACATCTCAAGGGAGCTTCTCGGTTACTCCGACCTGATGTACGCAAAGGAGAAGGCCGGTCTGGAGAGGGCCATACTCTCTGTTGCCTTTGCAAACAACAAGTTCAGCACCCCCCAGCTTTTCCAGCGCTTTGTTGACCTTATGGCTCAGCAGAAGGCCTTTTTAAAGTCCTTTGAGCTTGCAGCTCCCGAGAACGTTGTCCGCTACTACAGGGAAGTTGTCTCCAGCAGCCAGTCTGCCCAGCAGGTTAAAAACTACGAAGAGCTTGCACTCCAAACTCCCTTCCAGGGTGGTTGGAACGTTGACCCCAACCTGTGGTTCTCCACCATCACCCAGAAGATTAACCTAATGAAGAAGGTTGAAGACTACACGGCCCAAGACCTCATATCGAGGATTACAGAGAAGCTCTCCGCTGCAAAGAGCGAACTCTACATCACTTTTGGCCTTGCGGCTATTGCCATTCTCATTATCGTTGTGGTTATGGGAACCTCGATTAAAACCGCCAAGGAAGAGGGGTAG
- a CDS encoding RtcB family protein — MALEPEVIEGRVPIYIYAKEVEPEVRAQIERIKDLPFFRDKIVIMPDCHAGKGCVIGFTGYFDDVVIPNIVGVDIGCGVYTYPLGIKVDRGNPKEDINLPKFDAFVKGNIPTGLTSRSKKNAKKLPLTKEDKELLSEIRSLLINTYRIELNEPLLQVGTLGSGNHFLELGVDQEGELYLTVHTGSRNLGLRVCNHFQRKAKEYTKKVMPELPADLAFLPLNKGGREYLKAMRLAQRYADLNRRTILKIIVEEFFKQEFKEEKLIKSVHNYIDLERDLCVRKGAISAHRGERVVIPFNLTTGLVIGRGKGVRSLNCSAPHGAGRKVSRRKAKEQFTVSEFRKAVEEAGVYSSTVSKETLDEAPFAYKDPNEILEFLPKTVEIERFVKPIYNLKG; from the coding sequence ATGGCCCTTGAACCCGAAGTTATAGAGGGAAGGGTTCCCATTTACATTTACGCCAAAGAGGTTGAGCCCGAAGTGAGGGCTCAGATAGAGAGGATTAAAGACCTTCCTTTCTTCCGGGATAAGATTGTGATAATGCCCGACTGCCACGCCGGGAAGGGGTGTGTTATCGGGTTTACCGGCTACTTCGACGATGTTGTCATTCCTAACATTGTGGGCGTTGATATAGGGTGCGGGGTTTACACCTACCCGCTGGGAATAAAAGTAGACAGGGGAAACCCCAAGGAAGACATCAACCTGCCAAAGTTTGACGCTTTCGTTAAGGGAAACATCCCAACAGGGCTTACTTCACGGAGTAAAAAGAACGCCAAAAAGCTACCGCTAACAAAAGAGGATAAAGAGCTTCTATCCGAAATACGCTCCCTCCTCATAAACACCTACAGAATTGAGCTGAACGAGCCCCTCTTGCAGGTGGGGACCCTCGGAAGCGGAAACCACTTCTTAGAGCTGGGAGTAGACCAGGAGGGGGAGCTTTATTTAACGGTCCACACCGGCTCGAGGAATTTGGGACTGAGGGTGTGCAACCACTTCCAGAGGAAGGCCAAAGAGTACACGAAAAAGGTGATGCCCGAACTCCCGGCAGACCTTGCCTTTCTGCCCCTGAACAAAGGAGGGAGGGAGTACCTAAAGGCGATGCGGCTGGCCCAGCGGTATGCAGACCTAAACAGGAGGACGATTCTGAAAATTATTGTAGAGGAGTTCTTCAAACAGGAGTTTAAAGAGGAGAAGCTGATTAAGAGCGTCCACAACTACATAGACCTTGAAAGGGACCTCTGCGTAAGGAAGGGGGCAATTTCGGCCCACAGAGGCGAGAGGGTTGTTATTCCCTTTAACCTGACAACAGGGCTCGTAATAGGAAGGGGAAAAGGAGTAAGGAGCCTGAACTGCTCTGCACCTCACGGGGCCGGCAGGAAAGTGAGCAGAAGGAAGGCAAAGGAACAGTTTACGGTATCGGAGTTCAGAAAGGCCGTTGAAGAGGCGGGAGTTTACTCTTCAACCGTTTCGAAGGAGACCCTCGACGAGGCTCCCTTTGCCTACAAGGACCCGAACGAGATTTTAGAGTTCCTGCCAAAAACCGTTGAGATTGAGAGATTCGTAAAACCCATATACAACTTAAAGGGTTAA
- a CDS encoding chloride channel protein has translation MENEKGRWDFFWRYLKGCATTNLTHRFDLSSISVFFGRWIPFAFAVGITTGAIASFMDILIVGLNDLLVKNLPVLLLYPLVVSAFVGYALAVDPIIGGPGIGYAILHLKTKSYIKVKTVLLKLLTSTFVLSGGFIAGREGPSFFIGVAVGEWFGKAYGLGKKYKQLLGLIGGGAFTGALLKAPLGSAIFAMELEEMYNLDYRPFVPMIIASIVSYLTFSFFRGESAFIHLQMLPQWNLKTIPYIVVMGLAISVVIYAYTFLFHTCVCVSKFFEPKIRPLIGTAAALPFLVLLYLFTRDTDFLSAPAHMGVVSKLAQVPLPIWTDLFVVVAVLVITSLTLGFGIPGGLVLPNLLIGAAVGNMFGHLFPQEIVTFTLAGMGAALAAGAKTPLAAIVMITEMTHADVVIPMTAAIITSYATSFGFSLYLGQEIRLKPMVGRVQEGEEES, from the coding sequence ATGGAAAACGAGAAGGGGCGGTGGGATTTCTTCTGGCGCTACCTTAAAGGGTGCGCAACAACGAACCTCACCCACCGCTTTGACCTTTCCTCCATTTCCGTTTTCTTCGGCAGGTGGATTCCCTTCGCCTTCGCAGTGGGCATAACAACGGGGGCGATAGCCTCCTTCATGGATATTCTCATTGTAGGGCTCAACGACCTCTTGGTTAAAAACCTGCCGGTTCTTCTGCTCTACCCCCTTGTGGTTTCAGCGTTTGTAGGCTACGCCCTGGCAGTAGACCCGATAATAGGCGGCCCGGGAATCGGCTACGCGATTTTGCACCTGAAGACAAAGAGCTACATAAAGGTAAAAACCGTTCTGCTGAAGCTGCTGACCTCCACTTTCGTGCTGTCGGGGGGCTTTATAGCCGGAAGGGAAGGGCCCTCTTTCTTCATAGGGGTTGCCGTAGGGGAGTGGTTCGGTAAGGCCTACGGACTCGGGAAGAAGTACAAGCAGCTTCTCGGACTCATCGGCGGAGGAGCTTTTACCGGAGCGCTCCTGAAGGCCCCTCTGGGAAGTGCCATATTCGCAATGGAACTGGAGGAGATGTACAACCTCGACTACAGGCCTTTCGTTCCCATGATTATCGCCTCTATAGTCAGCTACCTCACCTTCTCGTTCTTCAGAGGGGAGAGCGCCTTTATCCACCTGCAGATGCTCCCCCAGTGGAACCTGAAAACGATACCTTACATTGTAGTTATGGGGCTTGCAATAAGCGTTGTGATATACGCATACACTTTCCTGTTCCACACATGCGTGTGCGTCTCTAAGTTCTTCGAACCCAAGATAAGGCCTTTAATCGGAACGGCCGCAGCACTGCCGTTTCTGGTTCTGCTCTACCTGTTCACAAGGGATACCGACTTCCTGTCGGCACCGGCACACATGGGAGTTGTTTCCAAGCTGGCACAGGTGCCCCTGCCGATTTGGACCGACCTCTTCGTTGTGGTTGCCGTTCTCGTGATAACGAGCCTGACGCTGGGTTTCGGGATACCGGGAGGACTCGTCCTTCCCAACCTGCTGATAGGGGCGGCCGTAGGGAACATGTTCGGCCACCTGTTCCCCCAGGAGATAGTGACTTTTACCCTTGCAGGTATGGGAGCGGCACTCGCCGCCGGAGCAAAGACGCCTCTTGCGGCCATAGTGATGATTACCGAGATGACCCACGCAGACGTTGTCATACCGATGACTGCGGCAATCATCACAAGCTACGCAACGAGCTTCGGCTTCAGCCTCTACTTGGGCCAGGAGATAAGGCTTAAACCCATGGTAGGGCGCGTGCAGGAGGGGGAAGAGGAGAGTTGA
- a CDS encoding zinc metalloprotease HtpX has protein sequence MNWNSVKTALLLGFLTGLLLLFGKLLGGNAGMVIALFMAAIMNFGSWYFSDKIVLSMYGVKLLSEEEAPWLHEMVERLAKNAGIPKPKVGIAPMDVPNAFATGRNPEHGVVVVTPTIVEILDRDELEGVLAHEISHIKNRDTLIQAVAATLAGAITTLANMAQWFFIFGRRDDEEGGWAETIGLLAMVIVAPIAAALIQMAISRAREYKADETGGIISGKPEALASALKKLEEYSRRIPEELVRQEVNPATSHLFIVNPLKGDFIASLFSTHPPTEKRVARLLELARKLFGRIRETFWKWGTP, from the coding sequence ATGAACTGGAACTCGGTAAAGACTGCCCTTTTACTGGGATTCTTAACGGGACTGCTACTGCTCTTCGGAAAGCTGCTGGGCGGAAACGCCGGAATGGTTATCGCCCTGTTTATGGCCGCAATAATGAACTTCGGCAGCTGGTACTTCTCCGACAAGATAGTTCTCTCCATGTACGGGGTGAAGCTCCTGAGCGAAGAGGAGGCCCCCTGGCTCCACGAGATGGTTGAGAGGCTGGCAAAGAACGCCGGCATTCCCAAGCCAAAAGTGGGAATAGCTCCCATGGACGTTCCCAACGCCTTTGCAACCGGAAGGAACCCCGAACACGGCGTAGTTGTTGTTACGCCGACAATCGTGGAGATACTCGACAGGGACGAGCTCGAGGGCGTTCTTGCCCATGAAATCTCCCACATAAAGAACAGGGATACTCTCATTCAGGCGGTTGCAGCAACGCTCGCAGGAGCGATAACAACCCTTGCAAACATGGCCCAGTGGTTCTTCATCTTCGGGAGGAGAGACGACGAAGAGGGGGGCTGGGCAGAGACAATCGGCCTCCTTGCAATGGTCATAGTGGCCCCGATTGCCGCTGCCCTCATCCAGATGGCAATCTCGAGGGCAAGGGAGTACAAGGCAGACGAAACCGGAGGGATAATCTCTGGAAAGCCGGAAGCCCTTGCCAGCGCCCTCAAAAAGCTGGAGGAGTACAGCCGCAGGATTCCCGAAGAGCTTGTAAGGCAAGAGGTTAACCCTGCAACGAGCCACCTGTTCATAGTGAACCCCCTCAAAGGGGACTTTATAGCGAGCCTGTTCTCTACACACCCTCCCACCGAAAAGAGGGTGGCAAGGCTACTGGAGCTTGCAAGGAAGCTCTTTGGTAGAATAAGGGAGACCTTCTGGAAGTGGGGAACGCCGTAA
- the mutL gene encoding DNA mismatch repair endonuclease MutL, whose product MIKRLPREVVARIASGQIASSPAAVLKELIENALDAKASEVKVQVETPFNFRVSDNGIGIPYRELPLAVERFTTSKIFSVEELERVTSYGFRGEALFAISQFSTLEIKSRHEAEEVGGKLVVTAGEVKEYSPIPFRRGTTVTVSNLFFNVPVRRKATSQKERSLMERLTLRYALANPHVTFKFGELTLPATSLKERLIQVTRGKPKFQLIEGDGVTLFFSREERGPRELFVNRRPVSVPEVERLLEEFGVKAFVLFMELPPEEVDFNVSPLKEKVLFKSERGVKALRELLEGEFNLPKPSVQRAKAEEDTGPIELIGSDGTVLIAHDRKFYYFFDQHLIHERVNYEELLKALFAGKVKKVKLVPPVTVPVTVKEKLDAIHAVYAESEKGLTVYEAPELITPEEIKKLESQPLETVASVACRRAVKAGYVFKEFKELESLFNRYLRCAEKERCPHGRPIYYKVRKQVIYSHLGRKRI is encoded by the coding sequence TTGATAAAGAGGCTTCCGAGAGAAGTTGTGGCGCGTATAGCGTCGGGGCAGATTGCCTCGTCTCCCGCCGCGGTTTTAAAGGAGCTAATAGAGAACGCCCTGGACGCAAAGGCAAGCGAAGTAAAGGTACAGGTTGAAACCCCTTTTAACTTTAGGGTAAGCGATAACGGCATAGGTATCCCCTACAGGGAGCTTCCCCTCGCCGTTGAGCGGTTCACAACGAGCAAGATATTTTCGGTTGAAGAGCTTGAAAGGGTAACAAGCTACGGCTTCAGAGGAGAGGCCCTCTTTGCAATTTCACAGTTTTCAACCCTGGAGATTAAGAGTCGGCACGAAGCGGAAGAGGTGGGAGGGAAGCTGGTAGTAACCGCAGGGGAGGTAAAGGAGTACTCCCCTATCCCCTTCAGAAGGGGGACAACCGTAACGGTTTCCAACCTCTTTTTTAACGTGCCGGTAAGGAGAAAGGCCACCTCTCAGAAGGAGAGGAGCCTTATGGAGCGGCTCACCCTCAGGTACGCCCTTGCAAACCCCCACGTAACTTTTAAGTTCGGCGAGCTAACGCTACCGGCAACATCCCTTAAAGAGAGGCTCATCCAGGTAACAAGGGGCAAACCCAAGTTTCAGCTTATAGAGGGAGACGGAGTTACCCTCTTTTTCTCCCGGGAGGAAAGGGGCCCCAGGGAGCTTTTTGTAAACAGAAGGCCCGTTTCCGTTCCGGAAGTTGAAAGGCTCCTTGAGGAGTTCGGAGTAAAGGCGTTCGTTCTTTTTATGGAGCTTCCGCCCGAAGAGGTGGACTTTAACGTATCTCCCCTGAAGGAGAAAGTCCTCTTTAAAAGCGAGCGGGGGGTAAAAGCCCTAAGGGAGCTCTTAGAGGGCGAGTTTAACCTGCCAAAACCCTCGGTTCAAAGAGCAAAAGCAGAGGAAGATACCGGCCCAATAGAGCTGATAGGGAGCGACGGCACAGTGCTCATTGCCCACGACAGGAAGTTCTACTACTTCTTCGACCAGCACCTAATCCACGAAAGGGTAAACTACGAAGAGCTTCTAAAGGCCCTTTTTGCGGGAAAGGTTAAGAAGGTTAAGCTGGTTCCGCCGGTTACGGTGCCGGTAACGGTGAAGGAGAAGCTCGACGCAATCCACGCCGTTTACGCCGAAAGCGAAAAAGGGCTTACCGTTTACGAAGCTCCGGAGCTGATAACCCCCGAAGAGATTAAAAAGCTTGAGAGTCAACCGCTTGAAACCGTTGCCTCCGTTGCCTGCAGACGGGCCGTAAAGGCCGGCTACGTTTTTAAAGAGTTTAAAGAGCTTGAATCCCTTTTCAACCGCTACCTCCGGTGTGCCGAGAAGGAAAGGTGCCCCCACGGCAGGCCGATATACTATAAAGTGAGGAAGCAGGTAATCTACTCCCACCTGGGGAGGAAACGGATTTAG
- a CDS encoding NCS2 family permease, with translation MEREELKREVLAGLTTFFTMSYILVVNPAILSAAGMPKEGVIFATAVSAAIATFLMGVYAKLPFALAPGMGLNAYFAYTVCGQMGIPWQTALAAVFLEGVIFLVLALFGARRAIFRSIPRSLAYAISAGIGLFIALIGLKNAGIVTYSKATLLQLGNLKEPQAVITLLSLILITLLVKKGVKGSLLIGIGFATALAAALGMVKAPHAVFGFPHPETAFKLSFHQIFSLQIVPVITAFLLVDVFDTVGTLSALCTRLGIELHDKRVGRALTCDAVGTTVGGLLGTSTVTTYVESASGVAAGGKTGLTAVTVAVLFALSLFLYPLISVVPEFATSAVLIFVGYFMVESLKNVEWSDVTEALPAFVTLIGIPLTFSISDGMGLGFITYTAVKLLSGKFKDLNYIIILISLIFAAKFFA, from the coding sequence GTGGAGAGAGAGGAGCTAAAGAGAGAGGTCCTTGCCGGCCTCACAACCTTCTTCACGATGTCTTACATACTGGTTGTTAACCCGGCCATCCTCTCTGCAGCCGGAATGCCGAAAGAGGGGGTGATTTTCGCAACCGCCGTTTCGGCGGCGATAGCAACGTTCCTCATGGGGGTTTACGCCAAGCTCCCGTTTGCCCTTGCTCCCGGAATGGGGCTAAACGCCTACTTCGCCTATACAGTTTGCGGCCAGATGGGAATTCCGTGGCAGACCGCCCTTGCCGCCGTTTTCTTAGAGGGCGTTATCTTCCTCGTTCTGGCCCTGTTCGGGGCCCGAAGGGCCATATTCCGCTCCATTCCCCGCTCCCTTGCCTATGCGATATCGGCGGGTATAGGGCTCTTCATAGCCCTTATAGGACTGAAGAACGCCGGAATAGTAACCTACTCAAAGGCTACGCTCCTTCAGCTGGGGAACCTGAAAGAGCCGCAGGCGGTGATAACACTCCTATCTCTCATACTCATAACGCTCCTTGTAAAGAAGGGGGTGAAGGGGAGTCTGCTAATAGGTATAGGGTTTGCAACGGCGCTTGCGGCAGCCCTCGGTATGGTAAAGGCTCCCCACGCGGTTTTTGGGTTTCCCCACCCGGAAACGGCCTTTAAGCTCAGCTTCCACCAGATATTCAGCCTTCAGATAGTTCCGGTGATAACGGCATTTTTGCTGGTTGACGTTTTCGATACCGTGGGAACGCTGTCGGCACTGTGTACCCGGCTCGGCATAGAGCTTCACGACAAGAGGGTGGGCAGGGCCCTAACCTGCGACGCGGTAGGAACAACCGTAGGCGGGCTCCTGGGAACTTCAACGGTTACAACATACGTAGAGAGCGCAAGTGGCGTTGCGGCCGGAGGCAAAACGGGACTCACGGCAGTAACCGTGGCGGTTCTCTTTGCCCTGTCGCTCTTCCTATACCCTCTGATAAGCGTTGTTCCCGAGTTTGCAACCTCGGCGGTTCTGATATTCGTGGGCTACTTTATGGTTGAGTCGCTGAAGAACGTAGAGTGGTCGGACGTAACAGAGGCCCTTCCGGCCTTCGTTACGCTGATAGGCATTCCGCTGACTTTTAGTATCTCGGACGGAATGGGGTTGGGGTTCATAACCTATACGGCGGTGAAGCTCCTCTCTGGAAAATTCAAAGATTTAAACTATATTATCATCTTAATCTCACTAATCTTCGCGGCGAAGTTCTTCGCCTAA